The sequence CAACCACCATCTGAACACATCTCGAAACGATTGCGTCAGTACGCAAGTTCATTTCTTCAGGGACGGCAGCTACAATGCAGAGATCTGCGATCTTTGCAAGCGTTGCATCGGCAAATCCTGTAAGCGCGATGATTTTCACCGTATTCTTAACTTTTTGAAGAGGCAAGACCACATCTTTACTCTCCCCCGACTGGGAGATTGCAAATACACAGTCATCCTTACCAAGTTTTGAAAGCGTAACGGCATTTGTATGTGAATCCGGACAATAAATAGCATCTTTTCCGAGAAGATTCAGCTTGAAAGACAAATTGTTAGCTATGGAGCCGGAAACACCGTATCCAATGCATATTATTCTTCTGCTCTTCTCAACTAGATCTACGGCTTCGGTTATCATCTTTCCGATTGGGCTTTCGGAATTCTCTCTCAATGCCATAATGCACCCATTGAATATCTTCTTAACAACGTCTGTAGGAGTGTCATCGATTGTGATATCCTCATAGGGATGGTAGAAAGACGAGCCGGCGATCTCCGATGCAAGAGTCACTTTGAACTCGTGAA comes from Mesotoga sp. UBA6090 and encodes:
- a CDS encoding MurR/RpiR family transcriptional regulator, with protein sequence MRVIYLGTLLDKITRESADFTPTMKRIADAILMNPSEAVNLSITQLMNRSRVGSESTIVRFYRQLGYESFHEFKVTLASEIAGSSFYHPYEDITIDDTPTDVVKKIFNGCIMALRENSESPIGKMITEAVDLVEKSRRIICIGYGVSGSIANNLSFKLNLLGKDAIYCPDSHTNAVTLSKLGKDDCVFAISQSGESKDVVLPLQKVKNTVKIIALTGFADATLAKIADLCIVAAVPEEMNLRTDAIVSRCVQMVVVDSLFACLAVREGEESLDTLSLSRRSLSYLKF